A region from the Arachis ipaensis cultivar K30076 chromosome B01, Araip1.1, whole genome shotgun sequence genome encodes:
- the LOC107607318 gene encoding uncharacterized protein LOC107607318 — protein MATIADALSRLTIPPQTAQNTQQASTSSSLPSQPQPNPKGSINSITLRSGTKLDKNVAMPTKLSEETNNEEVGDKVEVMRDEDEGVDKSEKEPPKVKEPKRKTLLEEPFPVPFPTLAKKAKKQEELDPNMVKVFKKIEVTIPLFQAIQQVPKYAKFLKDVCTHKDKLGNLNTRPVDDSISSLLPEKCNDHGLCLVTCLISGMKFMDCMCDLGTCVSIMPLPIYERLNLSPLKRSRARFVQADKSIVLVVGIAENVLVNIQGLLFSVDFHILETLPIDSNKPSSILLGRPFLKTARFKLDAHSGVYSFESDGKLVKFTLEESSKPVLEAYSIFGCDIVEDQVIEDGKEQEKKDVAKKSNSRDHTQPKNAKELEIFLLGEVSK, from the coding sequence ATGGCTACGATAGCCGATGCCCTTTCCCGTTTAACTATCCCTCCTCAAACCGCACAAAACACCCAACAAGCTTCAACATCAAGTAGTTTACCCTCCCAACCTCAACCCAACCCTAAGGGTAGCATTAATTCCATTACCCTTAGGAGCGGCACTAAACTTGATAAGAATGTTGCTATGCCTACAAAGTTGAGTGAAGAGACAAACAATGAAGAGGTAGGAGATAAAGTGGAGGTGATGAGGGATGAAGATGAAGGTGTTGATAAAAGCGAGAAGGAACCACCCAAGGTCAAGGAGCCAAAGAGAAAGACCTTGCTTGAAGAGCCTTTTCCCGTTCCATTCCCAACTTTAGCCAAGAAGGCTAAGAAACAAGAAGAGCTTGACCCCAATATGGTGAAAGTTTTTAAGAAGATCGAAGTCACCATTCCCCTCTTCCAAGCCATTCAACAAGTGCCCAAATATGCCAAGTTCCTTAAAGATGTTTGTACTCACAAGGACAAGCTTGGCAACCTCAACACAAGGCCGGTAGATGATTCTATCTCTTCTTTACTTCCTGAAAAATGCAATGATCACGGCCTATGTTTGGTCACTTGCTTAATTAGTGGGATGAAATTTAtggactgtatgtgtgatctggGGACGTGCGTAAGCATTATGCCACTCCCCATTTATGAAAGATTGAATTTGTCACCCCTAAAGAGGTCTAGGGCGAGGTTTGTGCAAGCTGATAAAAGTATTGTGTTAGTTGTGGGGATTGCAGAGAATGTGCTAGTTAATATTCAAGGGTTGCTCTTTTCAGTTGATTTTCACATTTTGGAGACCCTTCCCATTGACTCTAACAAGCCATCGTCCATActccttggaaggccattcttaAAGACGGCCCGTTTCAAGCTAGATGCACATTCGGGAGTTTATTCTTTCGAGTCAGATGGCAAGTTGGTCAAGTTCACTTTGGAGGAGTCAAGCAAGCCCGTTCTTGAAGCTTATTCTATTTTTGGGTGTGACATCGTTGAAGATCAAGTGATTGAGGATGGGAAGGAACAAGAAAAAAAGGATGTTGCCAAGAAGTCAAATTCAAGGGATCACACTCAACCCAAAaatgccaaggagttggagattttCCTCCTTGGTGAAGTTTCCAAGTGA